One window from the genome of Myxococcota bacterium encodes:
- a CDS encoding glycine cleavage T C-terminal barrel domain-containing protein — translation MSTGASARAAALLFDMSDRGLVAVAGEDRVRWLDGMVSNKVSALAPGPARSGCLAALLTPQGRIVAELRVLLRDDGFWLELARELVAPVVERLERYVIADDVALRDATGDRARLGLEGAGARACLARACRGALPALAADCIADVELAGVRVEVAAFGWSGEDAFQLFVPPRASDDVAAALAAAGAERAARAELEVLRVEAGVPATGSELSEDTLPDEANLGRAISTSKGCYTGQEVIARLRSRGGVKYRLVGIRPAAPGGALPGAGAAIERADGRRSGELSSRVESAAAGGAIGLGFVHRDDAEPGTELVCDGARVVVCALPFVAPASAALPDAGAPGVSGAPGPANARGGGGDDGGR, via the coding sequence GTGAGTACGGGAGCGTCCGCGCGCGCCGCCGCGCTGCTCTTCGACATGTCCGACCGCGGCCTCGTCGCGGTCGCCGGCGAGGACCGCGTGCGCTGGCTCGACGGCATGGTCAGCAACAAGGTGTCGGCGCTCGCACCCGGGCCGGCGCGCTCGGGCTGCCTGGCGGCGCTCCTCACGCCGCAGGGGCGGATCGTCGCCGAGCTGCGCGTGCTGCTGCGCGACGACGGCTTCTGGCTCGAGCTCGCGCGCGAGCTCGTCGCGCCGGTCGTCGAGCGGCTCGAGCGCTACGTGATCGCCGACGACGTCGCGCTGCGCGACGCGACGGGCGACCGCGCGCGGCTCGGGCTCGAAGGCGCAGGCGCGCGCGCATGCCTCGCGCGCGCGTGCCGCGGCGCGCTGCCCGCGCTCGCAGCCGACTGCATCGCGGACGTCGAGCTCGCCGGAGTGCGCGTCGAGGTGGCGGCGTTCGGATGGAGCGGCGAGGACGCGTTCCAGCTCTTCGTTCCGCCCCGGGCGTCGGACGACGTGGCGGCGGCCCTCGCCGCGGCCGGCGCCGAGCGCGCCGCGCGCGCCGAGCTCGAGGTGCTGCGCGTCGAGGCGGGCGTGCCCGCGACGGGGAGCGAGCTGTCCGAGGACACGCTCCCCGACGAGGCGAACCTCGGCCGCGCCATCTCGACGTCGAAGGGCTGCTACACGGGCCAGGAGGTGATCGCGCGCCTGCGCTCGCGCGGCGGCGTGAAGTACCGGCTCGTCGGCATCCGGCCCGCCGCGCCCGGCGGCGCGCTCCCCGGAGCGGGTGCGGCGATCGAGCGCGCCGACGGCCGGCGCAGCGGCGAGCTGTCGAGCCGGGTGGAGTCGGCCGCCGCGGGCGGCGCGATCGGCCTCGGCTTCGTGCACCGCGACGATGCCGAGCCCGGCACGGAGCTCGTCTGCGACGGAGCGCGCGTCGTCGTGTGTGCCCTCCCGTTCGTGGCGCCGGCATCGGCCGCGCTCCCGGACGCGGGCGCGCCGGGTGTGTCGGGCGCGCCCGGGCCGGCGAACGCGCGCGGCGGCGGCGGCGACGACGGCGGGCGATGA
- a CDS encoding FMN-binding glutamate synthase family protein, producing MIHAIRGYVMPALVALLVLFGALALSGVWPGARWPALACAVLLAIGIHDLVQTHHSVLRSYPVLGHVRYLLEDVGPELRQYIVESNTEGRPFDRDTRSLAYQRAKGVIDKKPFGTEIDVYAEGYGWLVHSLAPREPVDDPARTMRIRLGGDDCTQPYSASVFNISAMSFGSLSPTAIRALSEGAKLGGFAHNTGEGGLSAHHREGGGDLVWQIGTGYFGCRARDGGFDPERFRDAAAHPSVKAIELKLSQGAKPGHGGILPAAKISPEIAEVRGIERGHDCVSPPHHRAFDSPIGLVEFVARLRELSGGKPVGAKLSVGDPREWLAVCRAMLETGLTPDFVTVDGGEGGTGAAPIELSDHMGMPVKDGIVVVHQSLVGAGLRDRVRVVASGKLITGFEMAVACALGADAINSARGFMFALGCIQAQRCHTNRCPVGVATQDARLARSVHVPTKAVRVRNFHRETVEAFAGVIASAGLAHPSELTPAHVYRRVNAWEIRTLAELYPSLEPGALAHGGDAGFLREAWSRARASSFSA from the coding sequence ATGATCCACGCGATCCGCGGCTACGTGATGCCGGCGCTCGTCGCGCTGCTCGTCCTCTTCGGTGCGCTCGCGCTCTCCGGCGTGTGGCCCGGGGCGCGCTGGCCGGCACTCGCGTGCGCGGTGCTCCTGGCGATCGGCATCCACGATCTCGTGCAGACGCACCACAGCGTGCTGCGTTCGTATCCCGTGCTCGGTCACGTCCGCTACCTGCTCGAGGACGTCGGACCGGAGCTCCGCCAGTACATCGTCGAGTCGAACACGGAGGGGCGACCCTTCGATCGCGACACGCGCTCGCTCGCCTATCAACGCGCCAAGGGCGTGATCGACAAGAAGCCGTTCGGCACGGAGATCGACGTCTACGCCGAGGGCTACGGATGGCTCGTGCACTCGCTCGCGCCGCGCGAGCCGGTCGACGACCCGGCGCGCACGATGCGCATCCGCCTCGGCGGCGACGACTGCACGCAGCCCTACTCGGCCTCCGTGTTCAACATCTCGGCGATGAGCTTCGGCTCGCTCTCGCCGACCGCGATCCGCGCGCTCAGCGAGGGAGCGAAGCTCGGCGGCTTCGCGCACAACACGGGCGAGGGCGGTCTCAGCGCGCACCACCGCGAGGGCGGCGGCGACCTCGTCTGGCAGATCGGCACCGGCTACTTCGGCTGCCGCGCGCGCGACGGCGGCTTCGACCCGGAGCGCTTCCGCGACGCGGCGGCGCACCCGTCGGTGAAGGCGATCGAGCTCAAGCTGTCGCAGGGCGCGAAGCCCGGCCACGGCGGCATCCTGCCCGCCGCGAAGATCTCGCCCGAGATCGCGGAGGTCCGCGGCATCGAGCGCGGGCACGACTGCGTGTCGCCCCCGCACCACCGCGCGTTCGACTCGCCGATCGGGCTCGTCGAGTTCGTGGCGCGGCTGCGCGAGCTGTCGGGCGGCAAGCCGGTCGGTGCGAAGCTCTCGGTCGGCGACCCGCGCGAGTGGCTCGCCGTGTGCCGCGCGATGCTCGAGACGGGCCTCACGCCCGACTTCGTCACCGTCGACGGCGGCGAGGGCGGAACGGGCGCGGCGCCGATCGAGCTGTCCGACCACATGGGCATGCCCGTCAAGGACGGGATCGTCGTCGTGCACCAGTCGCTCGTCGGCGCCGGGCTGCGCGATCGCGTGCGCGTCGTCGCGAGCGGCAAGCTCATCACGGGCTTCGAGATGGCCGTCGCGTGCGCGCTCGGCGCGGACGCGATCAACTCGGCGCGCGGCTTCATGTTCGCGCTCGGCTGCATCCAGGCGCAGCGCTGTCACACGAACCGCTGCCCCGTCGGCGTCGCGACGCAGGACGCGCGCCTCGCGCGCTCCGTGCACGTCCCGACGAAGGCCGTGCGCGTCCGCAACTTCCACCGCGAGACGGTCGAGGCGTTCGCGGGCGTGATCGCCTCCGCGGGCCTCGCGCACCCGAGCGAGCTCACGCCCGCGCACGTCTACCGCCGCGTCAACGCGTGGGAGATCCGCACGCTCGCCGAGCTCTACCCGAGCCTCGAGCCCGGCGCGCTCGCGCACGGCGGCGACGCGGGCTTCCTGCGCGAGGCGTGGAGCCGCGCGCGCGCGTCGTCCTTCAGCGCATGA
- a CDS encoding dodecin family protein, translating to MAVASVSTITAASSESWHDAVERGFERASATLRNITGLRVVEEKARVEDGRITEFLVTLQVVFVLEESDR from the coding sequence ATGGCCGTCGCCTCCGTCTCCACGATCACCGCGGCTTCCTCCGAGAGCTGGCACGACGCCGTCGAGCGCGGCTTCGAGCGCGCGAGCGCCACGCTGCGCAACATCACCGGGCTGCGCGTCGTCGAGGAGAAGGCGCGCGTCGAGGACGGACGCATCACCGAGTTCCTGGTGACGCTGCAGGTCGTGTTCGTGCTCGAGGAGTCGGATCGCTAG
- the mgtE gene encoding magnesium transporter produces the protein MSAPSNAPWNELVALARSGDRAALGAYVDALDDADWVHAFARLDAEERAAVLAALAPAHAAELLEDVHDVHAAEAVGELAPAEAADILVALPSADRADLVAQLDDAHADAILVATPRETAESVRDLLQYAPDTAGGRMVTEYVAVPMAWTADELVRHLRENVERYRGFISQYVYALGPRGELAGVLPLRDLLLAPRTRALAEVMIREPVRVAAGATLGELFELFERHRFVSIPVVDDASRLVGIVLREDVDEARLDKAQLDEQRSRGIIGGEELRSMPVLTRSGRRLAWLTLNIGLNLLAAAVIDAYRETLAAAIALAVFLPMISDMSGCSGNQAVAVSLRELALGIVRPQEFLRVWWQEAALGVMNGIVLGLLVGLVAFAWKGSAPLAAVVGAALALNTLVAVSIGGIVPLALRRMGFDPALASSPILTTVTDICGFFFALSFATLALPRLGGA, from the coding sequence GTGAGCGCACCGTCGAACGCGCCGTGGAACGAGCTCGTCGCGCTCGCGCGGTCGGGCGACCGCGCGGCGCTCGGCGCCTACGTCGACGCGCTCGACGACGCCGACTGGGTGCACGCCTTCGCGCGCCTCGACGCGGAGGAGCGCGCGGCGGTGCTCGCCGCGCTCGCGCCCGCGCACGCGGCCGAGCTGCTCGAGGACGTGCACGACGTGCACGCGGCCGAGGCGGTCGGCGAGCTCGCGCCGGCCGAGGCGGCCGACATCCTCGTCGCGCTCCCGAGCGCGGACCGCGCGGACCTCGTCGCACAGCTCGACGACGCGCACGCCGACGCGATCCTCGTCGCGACGCCGCGCGAGACCGCCGAGTCGGTCCGCGACCTCCTGCAGTACGCGCCCGACACGGCGGGCGGCCGCATGGTCACCGAGTACGTCGCGGTGCCGATGGCGTGGACGGCGGACGAGCTCGTGCGCCACCTGCGCGAGAACGTCGAGCGCTACCGCGGCTTCATCTCGCAGTACGTCTACGCGCTCGGGCCGCGAGGCGAGCTCGCGGGCGTGCTCCCGCTGCGCGATCTGCTGCTCGCGCCGCGCACGCGCGCGCTCGCCGAGGTGATGATCCGCGAGCCCGTGCGCGTCGCGGCGGGCGCGACGCTCGGCGAGCTGTTCGAGCTCTTCGAGCGCCATCGCTTCGTGTCGATTCCCGTCGTCGACGACGCGTCGCGCCTCGTCGGCATCGTGCTGCGCGAGGACGTCGACGAGGCGCGCCTCGACAAGGCGCAGCTCGACGAGCAGCGCAGCCGCGGCATCATCGGCGGCGAAGAGCTGCGCTCGATGCCCGTGCTCACGCGCTCGGGCCGGCGCCTCGCGTGGCTCACGCTGAACATCGGGCTCAACCTGCTCGCGGCCGCGGTGATCGACGCCTACCGCGAGACGCTGGCGGCCGCGATCGCGCTCGCGGTCTTCCTCCCGATGATCTCCGACATGAGCGGATGCTCGGGGAACCAGGCGGTCGCCGTGAGCCTGCGCGAGCTCGCGCTCGGCATCGTGCGGCCGCAGGAGTTCCTGCGCGTGTGGTGGCAGGAGGCGGCGCTCGGCGTGATGAACGGCATCGTGCTCGGGCTGCTCGTCGGGCTCGTCGCGTTCGCGTGGAAGGGGAGTGCGCCGCTCGCCGCCGTCGTCGGCGCGGCGCTCGCGCTGAACACGCTGGTCGCCGTGTCGATCGGCGGCATCGTGCCGCTCGCGCTGCGGCGCATGGGCTTCGACCCGGCGCTCGCCTCGAGCCCGATCCTCACGACGGTCACCGACATCTGCGGCTTCTTCTTCGCGCTGTCCTTCGCGACGCTCGCGCTGCCGCGGCTCGGCGGGGCCTAG
- a CDS encoding dodecin family protein: protein MWVGKVSELIGSSEVGFEDAARAVVERAHRTLRGITGVEVVEKRVKVSDGRIVEYRVRLRLCFDLAPRAELHW from the coding sequence GTGTGGGTCGGCAAGGTCAGCGAGCTGATCGGCTCGTCCGAGGTGGGCTTCGAGGACGCCGCGCGCGCGGTCGTCGAGCGCGCGCACCGCACGCTGCGCGGGATCACGGGCGTCGAGGTCGTCGAGAAGCGCGTCAAGGTGAGCGACGGCCGCATCGTCGAGTACCGCGTGCGGCTGCGCCTGTGCTTCGACCTCGCGCCGCGCGCGGAGCTGCACTGGTAG
- a CDS encoding NTP transferase domain-containing protein encodes MVGSHRNARGVPAIVTAGDRGAARGVYGESKVYLEVAGRPLVAHVVEQLQRVPEVSSVYVVGDPERLGAALGTEALRAKLAKPLVVVPQFENLYQNAWETYRRTLPGAPPEGRDPQTEADRDHQVLYLSGDLPFITPQEISEFVARAQATGCDYAIGLSRERSLSMFHPSRPGGDDGIDVTYFNLREDRLKQSNLHLAKPARILNRHYVQDMYEHRKQRELGAMIGLAWRLLTSEEGGGSIAFFFLLIVIGGWLDRHRLRRAADAVRSVVSIARVERAIARLMRTDVRLVVAETGGCAIDVDTEHEYDVIRAQYARLQAAAVARAAALEPGWRTQLAAEAGGSRAPEEGAP; translated from the coding sequence ATGGTCGGGTCGCACCGCAACGCGCGCGGCGTTCCCGCCATCGTCACCGCCGGCGACCGCGGCGCGGCGCGCGGCGTGTACGGCGAGAGCAAGGTCTACCTCGAGGTGGCGGGCCGTCCGCTCGTCGCGCACGTCGTCGAGCAGCTCCAGCGCGTTCCCGAGGTGTCGTCGGTGTACGTGGTCGGCGACCCCGAACGGCTCGGCGCGGCGCTCGGCACCGAGGCGCTGCGCGCGAAGCTCGCGAAGCCGCTCGTCGTCGTGCCGCAGTTCGAGAACCTGTACCAGAACGCGTGGGAGACCTACCGGCGCACGCTCCCCGGCGCGCCGCCGGAGGGACGCGACCCGCAGACCGAAGCGGATCGCGACCACCAGGTGCTCTACCTGTCGGGCGACCTCCCGTTCATCACGCCGCAGGAGATCTCGGAGTTCGTCGCGCGCGCGCAGGCGACGGGCTGCGACTACGCGATCGGCCTCTCGCGCGAGCGCTCGCTCTCGATGTTCCACCCGTCCCGGCCCGGCGGCGACGACGGCATCGACGTCACCTACTTCAACCTGCGCGAGGACCGGCTCAAGCAGAGCAACCTGCACCTCGCGAAGCCGGCGCGCATCCTGAACCGCCACTACGTCCAGGACATGTACGAGCACCGCAAGCAGCGCGAGCTCGGCGCGATGATCGGGCTGGCGTGGCGGCTGCTGACGTCGGAGGAGGGCGGCGGGTCGATCGCGTTCTTCTTCCTGCTGATCGTGATCGGCGGCTGGCTCGACCGACACCGACTGCGGCGCGCGGCCGACGCGGTGCGCAGCGTGGTGTCGATCGCGCGCGTCGAGCGCGCGATCGCGCGGCTCATGCGGACCGACGTGCGGCTCGTCGTCGCCGAGACGGGGGGCTGCGCGATCGACGTCGACACCGAGCACGAGTACGACGTGATCCGCGCGCAGTACGCGCGGCTGCAGGCGGCCGCCGTCGCGCGCGCCGCCGCGCTCGAGCCCGGGTGGCGCACGCAGCTCGCGGCCGAAGCGGGCGGGTCGCGCGCGCCGGAGGAGGGTGCGCCGTGA
- a CDS encoding TIGR04282 family arsenosugar biosynthesis glycosyltransferase yields MRRGALVVFAKAPEPGRVKTRMCPPLTPDQAAALYGCMLDDVLEASARFCAEAGVALVVAVDPPGACASLAERLDASRRGAARDAAFVAQRGRDLGARMQTAIAEAAAAGCERVVLRGSDSPALPAARLAEAFAALERADVVLAPDRDGGYAAIGVRRPHAGLLDHAMSTPRVAQDTLARAGALGLRARLLAPGFDLDDAADLAHLARERASLDARACRRTLRKLDDEGWWPAPA; encoded by the coding sequence ATGAGGCGCGGCGCGCTCGTCGTGTTCGCCAAGGCGCCCGAGCCCGGGCGCGTCAAGACGCGCATGTGTCCGCCGCTCACCCCCGACCAGGCCGCCGCGCTCTACGGCTGCATGCTCGACGACGTGCTCGAGGCGAGTGCGCGCTTCTGCGCCGAGGCGGGAGTCGCGCTCGTCGTGGCCGTCGACCCGCCCGGAGCGTGCGCCTCGCTCGCGGAGCGGCTCGACGCGTCGCGCCGCGGTGCCGCGCGCGACGCGGCGTTCGTCGCGCAGCGCGGGCGCGACCTCGGCGCGCGGATGCAGACGGCGATCGCCGAGGCCGCGGCGGCGGGCTGCGAACGCGTCGTGCTGCGCGGGTCGGACAGCCCGGCGCTGCCCGCCGCCCGGCTCGCCGAGGCCTTCGCCGCGCTCGAGCGCGCGGACGTCGTGCTCGCACCCGACCGCGACGGCGGCTACGCGGCGATCGGCGTGCGCCGCCCGCATGCGGGCCTGCTCGACCATGCGATGAGCACGCCGCGCGTCGCGCAGGACACACTCGCCCGCGCGGGCGCGCTCGGCCTGCGCGCACGGCTGCTCGCGCCGGGGTTCGACCTCGACGACGCGGCCGACCTCGCGCACCTCGCGCGCGAGCGCGCGTCTCTCGACGCGCGCGCGTGCCGGCGCACGCTGCGAAAGCTCGACGACGAGGGGTGGTGGCCCGCGCCGGCCTAG
- a CDS encoding transglutaminase family protein — MTLHVALHHETRYRYDRRVALGAQTIRLRPAPHCRTPIASYSLRVEPAEHFLNWQQDPQGNFLARVVVPEPCEAFTVTVDLVADMAVINPFDFFLEEEATHVPFAYAPELAVELRPFLECGPDTPRLAAWVAGVPRARAATMDALVALNQRLQREIEYVVRLEPGVQTPEETLALARGSCRDSAWLLVQILRRLGIAARFASGYLIQLAPDVRSLDGPSGPAADFTDLHAWAEAYLPGAGWIGLDPTSGLLAGEGHIPLACSPSPSSAAPISGALEPCEVDFEHAMSVARILETPRVTKPYDEAQWRAIDALGDAIDGRLAAHDVRLTMGGEPTFVSVDDMLGAEWNTEALGPTKRVRAHDLALRLRERFAPGGLLHYGQGKWYPGEPLPRWAFSIHWRDDGVPLWSDPERIADEAVDHAPTTAQARALAEGIASRLDIAPSFVAPAYEDPLHAVAAEAALPENETLDPADPRLASKPERARLARALARGLAEPAAFVLPVQAWNARDGGRSWLSEVWKTRRGHLFLAPGDSPAGFRLPLGSLPSIGALDYPYVVAADPSVPRAPLARPPVRRQPFARSGERAPAPPEGSGAADATSLGHVRTALAVEPRDGRLCVFLPPCETADDYVELVAAIEDAAAEQDVAIHLEGYAPPPDARLQKISVTPDPGVVEVNVHPAASWRELVHTTTALYDDARAARLATEKFLIDGRHTGTGGGNHVVLGGRTTADSPFLRRPDLLRSMLGYWIDHPSLSYLFSGLFIGPTSQSPRIDEARHESIYELGIAFDELERRSAAGSAPPWLVDRVLRDLLVDVTGNTHRAEFCIDKLYSPDSPAGRLGLLELRAFEMPPHARMSLAQQLLLRALVAHFWERPYRRPPRRWGTALHDRFLLPHFVWSDFREVVGDLREGDIAIDEAWFAPHFEFRFPVLGRFAYRDVEVELRQALEPWHVLGEEGAIGGTARYVDSSLERVEVRVRGLDERRHALGCNGVRVPLRATGARGEHVAGIRFRAWQPARCLHPTIPVDAPLVLDLVDTWNGRAVAGCRYDVGHPGGRNHEAPPVNAYEAEGRRLARFSVLAHTPGACALRELAPDPDFPLTLDMRRLGGAA, encoded by the coding sequence ATGACGCTGCACGTCGCCCTGCACCACGAGACCCGCTACCGCTACGACCGGCGCGTCGCGCTCGGCGCGCAGACCATCCGCCTGCGCCCGGCCCCGCACTGCCGCACGCCGATCGCGAGCTACTCGCTGCGCGTCGAGCCGGCCGAGCACTTCCTCAACTGGCAGCAGGATCCGCAGGGCAACTTCCTCGCGCGCGTGGTCGTGCCCGAGCCGTGCGAGGCGTTCACCGTCACGGTCGACCTGGTCGCCGACATGGCGGTCATCAACCCGTTCGACTTCTTCCTCGAGGAGGAAGCGACGCACGTGCCGTTCGCGTACGCGCCCGAGCTCGCCGTCGAGCTGCGGCCGTTCCTCGAGTGCGGGCCCGACACGCCGCGGCTCGCCGCGTGGGTCGCCGGCGTGCCGCGCGCGCGCGCGGCGACGATGGACGCGCTCGTCGCGCTGAACCAGCGACTGCAGCGCGAGATCGAGTACGTCGTGCGGCTCGAGCCGGGCGTGCAGACGCCGGAGGAGACGCTCGCGCTCGCGCGCGGCTCGTGCCGCGACAGCGCGTGGCTGCTCGTGCAGATCCTTCGGCGCCTCGGCATCGCGGCGCGCTTCGCGTCGGGATACCTGATCCAGCTCGCGCCCGACGTGCGCTCGCTCGACGGGCCGTCGGGGCCGGCGGCCGACTTCACCGACCTGCACGCGTGGGCGGAGGCGTACCTGCCCGGCGCGGGCTGGATCGGGCTCGACCCGACGTCGGGGCTGCTCGCGGGCGAGGGCCACATCCCGCTCGCGTGCAGCCCGTCGCCGTCGAGCGCCGCGCCGATCAGCGGCGCGCTCGAGCCGTGCGAGGTCGACTTCGAGCACGCGATGTCGGTCGCGCGCATCCTCGAGACGCCGCGCGTCACGAAGCCGTACGACGAGGCGCAGTGGCGCGCGATCGACGCGCTCGGCGACGCGATCGACGGGAGGCTCGCGGCGCACGACGTGCGCCTCACGATGGGCGGCGAGCCGACCTTCGTGTCGGTGGACGACATGCTCGGCGCGGAGTGGAACACGGAAGCACTCGGGCCGACGAAGCGCGTGCGCGCGCACGACCTCGCGCTGCGGCTGCGCGAGCGCTTCGCGCCCGGCGGGCTGCTGCACTACGGACAGGGCAAGTGGTACCCGGGCGAGCCGCTCCCGCGCTGGGCGTTCTCGATCCACTGGCGCGACGACGGCGTGCCGCTCTGGAGCGACCCGGAGCGCATCGCCGACGAAGCGGTCGACCACGCGCCCACCACCGCGCAGGCGCGCGCCCTCGCGGAGGGCATCGCGTCGCGGCTCGACATCGCCCCGTCGTTCGTCGCGCCGGCGTACGAGGACCCGCTGCACGCGGTCGCCGCCGAGGCGGCGCTCCCGGAGAACGAGACGCTCGATCCGGCGGATCCGCGGCTCGCCTCGAAGCCCGAGCGCGCGCGCCTCGCCCGCGCCCTCGCGCGCGGCCTCGCCGAGCCCGCGGCCTTCGTGCTGCCCGTGCAGGCGTGGAACGCGCGCGACGGCGGGCGCAGCTGGCTCTCCGAAGTCTGGAAGACGCGGCGTGGCCACCTCTTCCTCGCGCCGGGCGACTCGCCGGCGGGCTTCCGGCTGCCGCTCGGATCGCTGCCCTCGATCGGTGCGCTCGACTACCCCTACGTCGTCGCGGCCGATCCGAGCGTGCCGCGCGCGCCGCTCGCGCGTCCGCCCGTGCGACGCCAGCCGTTCGCGCGCAGCGGCGAGCGCGCGCCCGCGCCGCCCGAGGGCAGCGGCGCCGCGGACGCGACGTCGCTCGGCCACGTGCGCACGGCGCTCGCCGTCGAGCCGCGCGACGGTCGGCTCTGCGTCTTCCTCCCGCCCTGCGAGACGGCCGACGACTACGTCGAGCTCGTCGCGGCGATCGAGGATGCGGCGGCCGAGCAGGACGTCGCGATCCACCTCGAAGGCTATGCGCCGCCGCCCGACGCGCGCCTGCAGAAGATCTCGGTGACGCCCGACCCGGGCGTCGTCGAGGTGAACGTGCACCCGGCCGCGAGCTGGCGCGAGCTCGTGCACACGACGACCGCGCTCTACGACGACGCGCGCGCGGCGCGGCTCGCGACGGAGAAGTTCCTGATCGACGGCCGCCACACGGGCACGGGCGGCGGCAACCACGTCGTGCTCGGGGGACGGACGACGGCCGACAGCCCGTTCCTGCGCCGCCCCGACCTGCTGCGCAGCATGCTCGGCTACTGGATCGACCACCCGTCGCTCTCGTATCTCTTCTCGGGGCTCTTCATCGGGCCGACCAGCCAGTCGCCGCGCATCGACGAGGCGCGACACGAGTCGATCTACGAGCTCGGCATCGCGTTCGACGAGCTCGAGCGAAGGAGCGCGGCGGGCTCCGCGCCGCCGTGGCTCGTCGACCGCGTGCTGCGCGACCTGCTCGTCGACGTCACGGGCAACACGCACCGCGCGGAGTTCTGCATCGACAAGCTCTACTCGCCCGACTCGCCGGCCGGGCGGCTCGGCCTGCTCGAGCTGCGCGCGTTCGAGATGCCGCCGCACGCGCGCATGAGCCTCGCGCAGCAGCTGCTGCTGCGCGCGCTCGTCGCGCACTTCTGGGAGCGGCCGTACCGGCGCCCGCCGCGGCGCTGGGGGACCGCGCTGCACGATCGCTTCCTGCTGCCGCACTTCGTGTGGAGCGACTTCCGGGAGGTCGTCGGCGACCTGCGCGAGGGCGACATCGCGATCGACGAGGCGTGGTTCGCGCCGCACTTCGAGTTCCGCTTCCCGGTCCTCGGGCGCTTCGCGTACCGCGACGTCGAGGTCGAGCTGCGCCAGGCGCTCGAGCCGTGGCACGTGCTCGGCGAAGAGGGCGCCATCGGCGGCACGGCGCGCTACGTGGACTCGTCGCTCGAGCGCGTCGAGGTGCGCGTGCGCGGGCTCGACGAGCGGCGCCACGCGCTCGGCTGCAACGGCGTGCGCGTGCCGCTGCGCGCGACGGGCGCGCGCGGCGAGCACGTCGCGGGCATCCGCTTCCGCGCCTGGCAGCCCGCGCGCTGCCTGCACCCGACGATCCCCGTCGACGCGCCGCTCGTCCTCGACCTCGTCGACACGTGGAACGGCCGCGCGGTCGCGGGCTGCCGCTACGACGTCGGCCACCCCGGCGGGCGCAACCACGAGGCGCCGCCCGTGAACGCCTACGAAGCCGAGGGGCGGCGGCTCGCGCGCTTCTCGGTGCTCGCGCACACGCCCGGCGCGTGCGCGCTGCGCGAGCTCGCGCCCGACCCCGACTTCCCGCTGACGCTGGATATGCGAAGGTTGGGCGGCGCCGCGTGA